A genomic window from Massilia sp. METH4 includes:
- a CDS encoding MSHA biogenesis protein MshK: MDRLVTMKNAHRGNRPALWLGVVLALAWCAGAGAQIADPTQPPPGLAAAAAGAAPPAPPPGPELQSILVSREPGGRRIAVISGEMVRQGGRVGGATVEQIGTDRVVLRRGKARETLRLYTKPPHTPVAPATQAEQR; the protein is encoded by the coding sequence ATGGATCGCCTTGTAACAATGAAGAATGCGCACCGCGGCAACCGGCCGGCGCTGTGGCTCGGCGTCGTGCTGGCGCTGGCCTGGTGCGCGGGCGCCGGCGCCCAGATCGCCGATCCCACGCAACCGCCGCCCGGACTGGCCGCGGCGGCCGCCGGCGCCGCGCCGCCGGCCCCGCCACCGGGGCCGGAACTGCAATCGATCCTCGTCTCGCGCGAGCCAGGCGGGCGCCGTATTGCCGTGATTAGTGGCGAAATGGTAAGGCAGGGCGGTCGTGTCGGCGGCGCCACGGTGGAACAGATCGGCACCGACCGCGTGGTACTGCGGCGCGGCAAGGCGCGCGAGACGCTGCGGCTGTACACGAAGCCGCCGCACACCCCGGTTGCCCCGGCAACGCAGGCGGAACAACGATGA
- a CDS encoding AAA family ATPase, which yields MYEAHFGLAEVPFSITPDTSFFFGSPHSQEALNTLLVAARSGEGFIKITGEVGTGKTLLCRKFMATLGEGFVTAYVPNPYLEPRALMMALADELEIVLPKDVDQHQLVKSLTVRLLELAARGKHVVLCLDEAQALPLESLEALRLLTNLETEKRKLLQIVLFGQPELNAHLASPKIRQLAQRITFHYHLGALGRDDLDYYVAHRLRVAGFTGARLFSKGAVRRLYRATGGIPRLVNIVAHKALMLAYGEGRHLVEGRQVGLAARDTIGTARGWPRWSWLASAAALAAAAGGITLALTR from the coding sequence ATGTACGAAGCCCACTTTGGCCTGGCCGAGGTGCCGTTCTCGATCACCCCGGATACCAGTTTCTTCTTCGGCAGCCCGCACTCGCAGGAGGCGCTGAACACGCTGCTGGTGGCGGCGCGCAGCGGCGAAGGCTTCATCAAGATCACCGGTGAAGTGGGCACCGGCAAGACGCTGTTGTGCCGCAAGTTCATGGCCACCTTGGGCGAGGGATTCGTCACGGCGTATGTGCCGAACCCTTACCTGGAGCCGCGCGCGCTGATGATGGCGCTGGCCGACGAGCTGGAAATCGTGCTGCCGAAGGACGTCGACCAGCACCAGCTGGTGAAATCGCTGACCGTGCGGCTGCTCGAGCTGGCGGCGCGCGGCAAGCATGTGGTGCTGTGCCTGGACGAGGCGCAGGCGCTGCCGCTGGAAAGCCTGGAGGCGCTGCGTCTGCTGACGAACCTGGAAACGGAAAAACGCAAGCTGCTGCAGATCGTGCTGTTCGGCCAGCCGGAACTCAATGCCCACCTGGCCAGCCCCAAGATCAGGCAGCTGGCGCAACGCATCACCTTCCATTACCACCTGGGGGCCCTGGGGCGCGACGACCTGGACTATTACGTGGCGCACCGGCTGCGGGTGGCCGGCTTCACCGGCGCTCGGCTGTTTTCGAAGGGCGCGGTGCGGCGCCTGTACCGCGCCACCGGCGGCATTCCGCGCCTCGTCAACATCGTCGCGCACAAGGCGCTGATGCTGGCGTACGGCGAGGGGCGGCACCTCGTGGAGGGGCGGCAGGTCGGCCTGGCCGCGCGCGACACGATCGGCACGGCGCGCGGCTGGCCGCGCTGGTCGTGGCTGGCCAGCGCGGCCGCCCTGGCCGCCGCCGCGGGCGGCATCACCCTTGCGTTGACGAGATGA
- a CDS encoding pyridoxal phosphate-dependent aminotransferase, translating into MNSPHPTTATPLPATPIPATPVLATRLPAVGTTVFTRMSALAVEHGAVNLGQGFPDFACDPKLVDLVTEAMRAGHNQYPPMTGAPVLRQAIADKVAALYGHAYDVNAEITVTAGATQALTTAILCAVHPGDEVIVIEPAYDAYMPAVELAGGTVIPVQMALGDAGYHVPWDRVQAAVGAKTRLIVVNTPHNPTGSILRAADLDALAAIVQGTDILVLSDEVYEHMVYDGQPHASVSRHPVLAARSFVVSSFGKTYHTTGWKIGYVAAPAPLMVEFRKVHQYNVFSVNAPMQHGIAAYMADPAPYRDLPAFYQKKRDLFRAGLAGSRFELLPADGTYFQCVRYGAISDMPEAAFAEWLTSEIKVAAIPVSAFYRQATESGIVRFCFAKRDDTLGQALERLARI; encoded by the coding sequence ATGAACAGCCCGCACCCGACGACCGCCACGCCCCTGCCCGCGACGCCGATCCCCGCGACGCCCGTCCTCGCGACGCGGCTGCCCGCCGTCGGCACCACCGTCTTCACCCGCATGTCGGCGCTGGCCGTGGAACATGGCGCCGTCAACCTGGGCCAGGGCTTCCCCGATTTCGCCTGCGATCCGAAGCTGGTCGACCTGGTGACCGAAGCGATGCGCGCCGGTCACAACCAGTATCCGCCGATGACGGGCGCGCCGGTCCTGCGCCAGGCCATCGCCGACAAGGTCGCCGCCCTGTACGGCCACGCCTACGACGTGAACGCGGAGATCACGGTGACGGCGGGCGCCACCCAGGCGCTCACCACAGCCATCCTGTGCGCAGTGCACCCGGGCGACGAAGTGATCGTCATCGAGCCGGCCTACGACGCCTACATGCCGGCCGTCGAACTGGCCGGCGGCACCGTCATCCCCGTGCAGATGGCGCTGGGCGACGCCGGCTACCACGTGCCGTGGGACCGGGTGCAGGCCGCCGTGGGCGCGAAGACGCGCCTCATCGTCGTCAACACGCCGCACAACCCCACCGGCAGCATCCTGCGCGCGGCCGACCTCGATGCGCTGGCGGCCATCGTGCAGGGCACCGACATCCTGGTGCTGTCCGACGAAGTCTATGAACACATGGTGTACGACGGCCAGCCGCACGCGTCGGTGAGCCGGCACCCCGTGCTGGCCGCGCGCAGCTTCGTGGTCTCCAGCTTCGGCAAGACCTACCATACGACCGGCTGGAAGATCGGCTACGTGGCCGCGCCGGCGCCCTTGATGGTGGAATTTCGCAAGGTGCACCAGTACAACGTGTTCAGCGTGAATGCGCCCATGCAGCACGGCATCGCGGCCTACATGGCCGATCCGGCGCCTTACCGCGACCTGCCGGCCTTCTACCAGAAGAAGCGCGACCTGTTCCGGGCCGGGCTGGCGGGCAGCCGCTTCGAACTGCTGCCGGCCGACGGCACCTACTTCCAGTGCGTGCGCTACGGCGCGATATCCGACATGCCGGAAGCGGCATTCGCCGAATGGCTCACGAGCGAGATCAAGGTCGCGGCCATTCCCGTGTCGGCGTTCTACCGCCAGGCGACGGAATCGGGCATCGTGCGCTTCTGCTTCGCCAAGCGCGACGACACCCTGGGCCAGGCGCTGGAACGGCTGGCCCGCATCTGA
- a CDS encoding MBL fold metallo-hydrolase, with amino-acid sequence MQRSTALALVLSLTFGAASLPAHAAEDVGPTATKQVVQIQQIRNATAKIHYAGKTFLLDPFLAKKGKYPGFEGTFNSKLRNPLIELPMPANEVLKGVDAVIVSHTHLDHWDGGDHRLIPKAIPLFVQDETDAKLIRGQGYTNVQILDENTSFEGVQLSKTGGQHGTDEMYSNQPLAEALGKAMGIVFQAPGAKTIYFVGDTIWRSDVDQALAKFKPDVIVLNAGDARMVGYTGSIIMGKDDVLHAYQGVPNATIVATHMDAINHMTLTRKELKEHVKQHGIQDRVRIPEDGEVLKL; translated from the coding sequence ATGCAACGATCAACAGCCTTGGCCCTCGTCCTGAGTTTGACCTTTGGCGCGGCAAGCCTGCCGGCCCATGCGGCTGAAGATGTCGGTCCAACGGCGACCAAGCAGGTGGTGCAGATCCAACAAATCCGGAATGCTACCGCGAAGATTCACTATGCAGGAAAGACCTTCCTACTCGACCCCTTCCTGGCGAAAAAAGGCAAGTATCCAGGCTTTGAAGGGACTTTCAACAGCAAACTGCGCAATCCGCTCATCGAGCTGCCAATGCCGGCGAACGAGGTACTGAAGGGCGTGGACGCGGTAATCGTGAGTCATACCCACCTAGACCATTGGGACGGCGGCGACCATCGCTTAATTCCAAAGGCAATTCCTTTGTTCGTACAGGATGAAACCGATGCCAAACTTATTCGCGGGCAGGGTTATACCAATGTCCAGATCTTGGATGAGAATACCTCCTTCGAAGGTGTACAACTGAGCAAGACTGGCGGCCAGCACGGCACAGATGAGATGTATTCCAACCAGCCGTTAGCCGAAGCGTTGGGCAAGGCGATGGGCATCGTGTTTCAGGCGCCCGGAGCGAAAACCATATATTTCGTCGGCGATACTATCTGGCGTAGCGATGTCGACCAGGCACTGGCAAAGTTCAAGCCCGACGTGATTGTTCTGAATGCCGGCGACGCCCGCATGGTCGGCTATACCGGTTCCATCATCATGGGTAAGGACGATGTGCTTCACGCCTACCAAGGCGTCCCGAACGCGACTATCGTTGCGACGCATATGGATGCGATCAACCATATGACGCTGACCCGTAAGGAATTGAAAGAACATGTGAAGCAACATGGCATTCAAGATCGCGTACGCATCCCAGAAGATGGCGAAGTTCTGAAACTTTAA
- a CDS encoding HAMP domain-containing sensor histidine kinase: MVEPSKNLHERLLLLRDRVFASWLKSVQKQVKCAHGLPAALLLDTLPIFYEQLCSVASGETFNYRQSTLASEHGGERARLTNYNVETVAHEVQLFRSVLFATWGDAGFAISREQAARLNSLIDEAIRESITGFILSKAAMREQFSTAVVHDLRTQLSVASMAVDHIREAQQIDRSRELATFAAEHLARIASMLTEMLDMSMVTPPASEMLELQWLDLREVIMNVIERTPAAARTDIIGVAVQGFWHRDSISKAIEHIVSNAIAYSNPGSPITAKLQCYGGRVAVSIINEGPPIPPNRIEAIFQLYKRTALKGEGAWEIGLPFARSIAEQHAGSIAVECRHGYTTFILDVPIDPRPILMLRMRK, from the coding sequence ATGGTCGAACCTTCGAAGAATTTGCATGAACGACTTCTATTGTTGCGCGATAGAGTGTTCGCATCATGGCTGAAATCCGTTCAGAAGCAAGTAAAGTGTGCACATGGCCTGCCAGCAGCGTTGCTGCTTGATACGCTTCCGATATTTTATGAGCAGCTCTGCTCGGTTGCCTCTGGGGAGACATTCAATTATCGTCAATCGACCTTGGCTTCGGAGCACGGAGGAGAGCGTGCACGCTTAACGAACTATAATGTTGAGACGGTAGCGCATGAAGTACAGCTTTTTAGGAGCGTGCTATTTGCGACGTGGGGAGATGCCGGATTCGCAATTTCGCGAGAGCAGGCGGCGAGACTTAATTCCTTGATTGACGAGGCAATTCGAGAATCCATCACGGGATTCATTTTAAGCAAAGCCGCCATGCGTGAGCAGTTCAGTACCGCTGTCGTGCACGATCTGCGTACTCAACTCTCCGTCGCGTCGATGGCTGTCGACCATATCCGCGAAGCTCAGCAAATCGACAGATCTCGCGAGCTCGCCACGTTCGCAGCAGAACATCTTGCCCGGATCGCATCGATGTTGACTGAGATGCTCGACATGTCAATGGTGACACCTCCCGCCAGCGAAATGCTGGAGCTTCAGTGGCTTGATCTTCGCGAAGTCATCATGAATGTTATCGAACGAACCCCCGCGGCTGCGAGAACTGACATCATCGGTGTCGCTGTCCAGGGATTCTGGCATCGCGATTCCATCTCGAAGGCGATTGAGCATATTGTTTCCAACGCTATCGCGTACAGCAATCCAGGCTCTCCTATCACAGCAAAGTTGCAATGCTACGGCGGGCGAGTAGCTGTGTCGATCATCAACGAAGGCCCCCCTATCCCACCGAACAGGATTGAAGCGATTTTTCAACTCTATAAAAGAACCGCCTTGAAGGGTGAAGGTGCGTGGGAGATAGGGCTCCCGTTCGCACGGAGCATTGCCGAGCAACACGCGGGGAGCATTGCCGTCGAATGTCGGCACGGATACACCACGTTCATCCTGGATGTGCCTATTGATCCGCGTCCGATTCTGATGCTTCGGATGCGAAAGTAA
- a CDS encoding AraC family transcriptional regulator: MNLKPPMVALIMYPDFSPFHFSVPYLVFSAQVADHPSFDLKIVTPGGQPLKAERAMTVQPDGGLEMADMADILVVPGWHDLDARPAPELVAALVRAYARGAHVVGLCYGAYVLAYAGLLDGKRASTHWMAEKGFCLRFPRVRLDMNALYVDEDRLITSAGTGAGLDCCLYLVRGYYGPKIANKVARTMVIPPIARGDRRNSLSSPWPPRHRIHRSTGCSTTCGKISTSSTVLMTWRHGRPRAAARLRVIFSKRRA, from the coding sequence ATGAATCTGAAACCACCCATGGTCGCCTTGATCATGTATCCCGATTTCAGTCCCTTCCACTTCTCCGTCCCGTACCTGGTGTTCAGCGCGCAAGTGGCCGACCATCCCTCGTTCGATCTGAAGATCGTGACGCCAGGCGGCCAGCCCTTGAAGGCCGAGCGCGCCATGACCGTGCAGCCGGACGGCGGGCTGGAAATGGCGGACATGGCGGACATCCTAGTCGTGCCGGGATGGCATGACCTGGACGCACGTCCGGCCCCCGAGCTGGTAGCAGCGCTGGTGCGCGCGTATGCAAGAGGAGCCCATGTCGTGGGGCTTTGCTACGGTGCGTATGTACTTGCCTATGCGGGGCTACTCGACGGCAAGCGTGCCTCGACCCACTGGATGGCCGAAAAGGGTTTCTGCCTACGTTTTCCGCGTGTGAGGCTCGACATGAATGCGCTGTATGTCGACGAGGACCGCTTGATCACCTCGGCGGGGACAGGTGCGGGACTCGATTGCTGCCTGTATCTCGTGCGAGGGTACTACGGGCCGAAAATCGCCAACAAGGTGGCGCGCACGATGGTCATCCCGCCCATCGCGAGGGGGGACAGGCGCAATTCATTGAGCAGCCCATGGCCGCCTCGACACAGGATTCACAGATCAACCGGCTGCTCGACTACTTGCGGGAAAATCTCGACAAGCAGCACAGTATTGATGACCTGGCGGCACGGGCGGCCACGAGCCGCCGCACGTTTACGCGTCATTTTCTCAAAGCGACGGGCATGA
- a CDS encoding VOC family protein, producing the protein MSSYKPQGHSDVSPYLVVNGAAAVIDFMKTVFDAEELYRHPGENGSILHAEMRIGDTVIMLSDPNAGWEPRPTHVHVYVPDVDATYAKALSAGAQPLQAPTRKEDPDKRGGVIDAGGTSWWISTRQA; encoded by the coding sequence ATGTCCAGCTACAAGCCACAGGGCCACAGCGACGTTTCACCCTATCTGGTGGTCAACGGCGCGGCGGCCGTCATCGACTTCATGAAGACGGTATTCGATGCCGAGGAGCTGTACCGCCACCCAGGGGAGAACGGTTCGATCCTCCACGCGGAGATGCGCATTGGCGACACAGTCATCATGTTGTCGGACCCGAATGCCGGTTGGGAACCGAGGCCGACCCACGTGCATGTCTACGTGCCCGACGTGGACGCCACGTATGCCAAGGCCCTCTCCGCAGGGGCCCAACCGCTCCAGGCCCCGACGCGAAAGGAAGACCCGGACAAGCGGGGCGGCGTGATCGATGCAGGTGGAACATCGTGGTGGATAAGTACGCGGCAGGCCTGA
- the mshL gene encoding pilus (MSHA type) biogenesis protein MshL: protein MASLVLLAGCDTAGRRDTYDAISGEMRNAAAKAKAAQNTAPDAVEAALLPPAPALAATLPKARAVLDERFNVALNNVPAQQFFASIASGTRYNMLVSPEVTGTLSANLKDVTIFEALDAVRELYGYDYKVEGNRIYIRPLTMQTRMFKVNYLTGSRRGSSNVRVSSTSINTVGTANQNQNAAQQNTAQGQNQTQTGLPNGGQSAQEDASNVKMTSDADFWGELRGALEAIVGSGDDGRNVIITPQSGVVLVRAFPAQLRAVDEYLKATRLAVERQVILEAKILEVQLNSGFQSGVNWAAFRQGGNSAGGLGIVSPGTNLVRRSLAGSAVGQGTGTGFVSTPGASLGNAADALGTMFGLAIQTSNFSAMISFLESQGTVHVLSSPRIATLNNQKAVLKIGTDEFYVTGISTTTNSNVSGNTVTPNVIVQPFFSGVLLDVTPQIDEDGNIMLHVHPSVSSVTTVNKTVSLGEAGSLNLPLAASSTSEMDSMVRGRNGEIVAIGGLMRQATSSDQSQLPGVGSVPVLGTLFRNKDSLTQKRELVVLIKPTIVDDASSMSNEMQDTMRRIERLDPQRGR from the coding sequence ATGGCTTCCCTGGTCCTGCTGGCCGGCTGCGACACGGCGGGCCGCCGCGACACCTACGACGCGATCAGCGGCGAGATGCGCAACGCGGCCGCCAAGGCGAAGGCGGCCCAGAACACGGCGCCCGACGCGGTCGAGGCCGCGCTGCTGCCGCCGGCCCCCGCGCTGGCCGCCACGCTGCCGAAGGCACGCGCCGTGCTGGACGAGCGGTTCAACGTGGCGCTGAACAATGTGCCGGCGCAGCAGTTCTTCGCCTCGATCGCCAGCGGCACCCGCTACAACATGCTGGTCTCGCCCGAGGTCACCGGCACGCTGTCGGCCAACCTGAAGGATGTGACGATCTTCGAGGCGCTCGACGCGGTGCGCGAGCTGTACGGCTACGACTACAAGGTGGAAGGCAACCGCATCTACATCCGGCCGCTGACGATGCAGACGCGCATGTTCAAGGTGAACTACCTGACCGGCAGCCGCCGCGGCAGTTCGAACGTGCGCGTGTCGTCGACGTCCATCAACACGGTCGGCACGGCGAACCAGAACCAGAACGCGGCCCAGCAGAACACGGCGCAGGGCCAGAACCAGACGCAGACGGGCTTGCCGAACGGCGGCCAGTCGGCGCAGGAGGACGCCAGCAACGTCAAGATGACGTCCGACGCCGATTTCTGGGGCGAGCTGCGCGGTGCCCTGGAGGCCATCGTGGGCAGCGGCGACGATGGCCGCAACGTGATCATCACGCCGCAGTCGGGCGTGGTGCTGGTGCGCGCCTTCCCGGCCCAGCTGCGCGCGGTGGACGAGTACCTGAAGGCGACCCGCCTGGCCGTCGAGCGGCAGGTGATTTTGGAAGCCAAGATCCTCGAAGTGCAACTGAACAGCGGGTTCCAGTCCGGCGTGAACTGGGCCGCGTTCCGGCAGGGCGGCAACAGCGCCGGCGGACTCGGCATCGTCTCGCCGGGCACCAACCTGGTGCGGCGAAGCCTGGCGGGGTCCGCCGTCGGCCAGGGGACCGGCACCGGCTTCGTCAGCACCCCGGGCGCCTCGCTCGGTAACGCGGCCGACGCGCTGGGCACGATGTTCGGCCTGGCGATCCAGACCAGCAATTTCTCGGCGATGATCTCGTTCCTGGAATCGCAGGGCACCGTGCACGTGCTGTCCAGCCCGCGCATTGCCACGCTGAACAACCAGAAGGCCGTGCTGAAGATCGGCACCGACGAGTTCTACGTGACCGGCATCAGCACCACGACGAACTCGAACGTCTCGGGCAACACGGTGACGCCGAACGTGATCGTGCAGCCGTTCTTTTCCGGCGTGCTGCTGGACGTGACGCCGCAGATCGACGAGGACGGCAATATCATGCTGCACGTGCACCCGTCGGTGAGCTCCGTCACCACCGTCAACAAGACCGTTAGCCTGGGCGAGGCCGGGTCGCTGAATCTTCCGCTGGCGGCTTCGTCCACTTCCGAGATGGACAGCATGGTGCGTGGCCGCAACGGCGAGATCGTGGCCATCGGCGGCCTGATGCGCCAGGCCACGTCCAGCGACCAGTCGCAGCTGCCCGGCGTGGGCAGCGTGCCGGTACTGGGCACCCTGTTCCGCAACAAGGACAGCCTGACCCAGAAGCGCGAGCTGGTGGTGCTGATCAAGCCCACGATCGTCGACGATGCCAGCAGCATGTCGAACGAGATGCAGGATACGATGCGGCGCATCGAGCGGCTCGACCCGCAACGGGGCCGCTGA
- a CDS encoding transposase, producing MAQQAFEPGVSVAQLALQHQLNSNMVFKWRRQLCAGPDTFKVELLELSGRFLSKGFAPISRAHLKTLFEVLPQ from the coding sequence TTGGCGCAGCAGGCGTTCGAACCCGGCGTGTCCGTGGCGCAACTGGCTTTGCAGCATCAGTTGAATTCGAATATGGTGTTCAAATGGCGGCGCCAGTTGTGCGCTGGCCCAGACACATTCAAGGTAGAGCTACTCGAGCTCAGTGGCCGGTTTCTGTCCAAAGGTTTTGCGCCAATCTCTCGGGCTCACCTGAAAACGCTTTTTGAAGTGCTGCCGCAGTGA
- a CDS encoding putative toxin-antitoxin system toxin component, PIN family, whose amino-acid sequence MIPVLPETNPAVPATPQRIVIDTNVCLDLFVFRDQRWAGLLAAIESGAVEAITRADCRDEYHVVLHYPHLPLDDTTRPASAARFDQLIKVVAPPVSGVRLPVCTDRDDQKFLELARDAGAEVLITKDKALLKLARRLRNAGMFAVIPPEQWRLPAGPGGALE is encoded by the coding sequence ATGATACCTGTTTTACCCGAAACGAACCCGGCGGTACCCGCCACGCCCCAGCGCATCGTCATCGACACCAATGTGTGCCTCGACCTGTTTGTGTTCCGCGACCAGCGCTGGGCCGGCCTGCTGGCGGCCATCGAAAGCGGCGCCGTGGAAGCGATCACGCGCGCCGACTGCCGCGACGAATACCACGTGGTGCTGCACTACCCGCACCTGCCGCTGGATGACACCACCCGCCCCGCGAGCGCGGCGCGCTTCGACCAGCTAATCAAGGTGGTGGCGCCGCCCGTGTCCGGCGTGCGGCTGCCCGTGTGCACCGACCGCGACGACCAGAAGTTCCTGGAACTGGCGCGCGACGCCGGCGCGGAGGTGCTCATCACGAAGGACAAGGCCCTGCTGAAGCTCGCGCGGCGGCTGCGCAACGCGGGCATGTTCGCCGTGATCCCGCCGGAACAGTGGCGCCTCCCCGCAGGGCCGGGCGGTGCGCTAGAATGA
- a CDS encoding tetratricopeptide repeat protein produces MSLINKMLQDLDARGGGAARNATGDVRPVAADRSSRKAIAIGAGVGALIVAIGGGGWYWLNGRAAAPVAPVAPTVASMSAPAAPTPPAVPAAAPAVAAPALDTAAAADPTTAAPIAAPAPQGASLQTATPPAGAPQAAPSRSAAAPAVAPQGGVPPAELPPAELVRAQAPVAQAPAPATKPRPRPQRPDRAASPSAGAPAAPSPPVPTGQGAGLTASQQAENGYRRALAALQEGRVTEGIALLEGTVQAYPRHEAARQTLVGLLVENGRADEAMRHAQLGLSLDANQPQLAMLLARLQLEHGGAADETLLRSLPHAGNNPDYLAFLAGVLQKQGRYREAAQQYEAALRLRPANGVWWMGLGMARQADNQRSNAREAYLKAREGGLTPELQAFVERRLGQLQ; encoded by the coding sequence ATGAGCTTGATCAATAAAATGCTGCAGGACCTGGATGCGCGCGGCGGCGGCGCGGCGCGCAACGCCACCGGCGACGTGCGCCCGGTGGCGGCCGATCGTTCGTCGCGCAAGGCGATCGCCATCGGCGCGGGCGTCGGCGCGCTCATCGTCGCCATCGGCGGCGGCGGGTGGTACTGGCTGAACGGGCGGGCGGCTGCCCCCGTCGCCCCGGTGGCGCCGACGGTGGCCTCGATGTCCGCTCCCGCGGCGCCAACGCCGCCTGCGGTACCCGCGGCCGCGCCGGCCGTGGCGGCGCCGGCGCTCGACACCGCCGCGGCGGCCGATCCGACGACGGCGGCACCGATTGCGGCGCCAGCACCGCAGGGTGCGTCGTTGCAAACCGCAACACCGCCAGCCGGGGCGCCGCAGGCGGCGCCGTCGCGATCCGCAGCAGCACCAGCGGTGGCTCCGCAAGGCGGAGTGCCGCCAGCCGAGCTGCCGCCGGCCGAATTGGTGCGAGCACAAGCGCCAGTGGCGCAAGCGCCCGCGCCGGCCACGAAGCCGCGTCCCCGGCCGCAGCGTCCCGACCGCGCCGCCAGCCCGTCAGCTGGGGCGCCGGCGGCACCATCGCCACCCGTGCCGACCGGGCAGGGCGCCGGCCTTACTGCCAGCCAGCAGGCCGAGAACGGGTACCGCCGCGCGCTGGCCGCGCTGCAGGAAGGCCGGGTCACGGAAGGCATCGCGCTGCTGGAAGGGACCGTGCAGGCTTATCCCCGCCACGAGGCCGCGCGCCAGACCCTGGTGGGCCTGCTGGTCGAGAACGGCCGCGCTGACGAGGCGATGCGCCACGCCCAGCTCGGCCTGTCGCTCGATGCCAACCAGCCGCAGCTGGCCATGCTGCTGGCGCGCCTGCAACTGGAACACGGCGGCGCGGCCGACGAAACGCTGCTGCGCTCGCTGCCGCATGCCGGCAACAACCCCGACTACCTGGCCTTCCTGGCCGGCGTGCTGCAGAAGCAGGGCCGCTACCGGGAGGCGGCGCAGCAGTACGAAGCCGCGCTGCGGCTGCGCCCCGCGAATGGGGTGTGGTGGATGGGGCTTGGCATGGCGCGGCAGGCTGACAACCAGCGCAGCAATGCGCGTGAGGCTTACCTCAAGGCCAGGGAAGGGGGGCTCACGCCCGAACTGCAAGCGTTTGTCGAGCGGCGGCTGGGGCAGTTGCAGTAG
- a CDS encoding metal-dependent phosphohydrolase encodes MASSALHDLPPPEGDARPAAPPSVLRALNLVQRRLEEGAHLAPHEEPDAPEDLRATARELLHAVDLSADVALACVLRNQVGGSYAVRHSIETAVVAALVARRLHMRPVHLLSVVTAALALHATGRHEEPAGQALHGSHPRDPDLFASLLLDHSSPHASAPSSAADMAAAHLLRMADRYCAGVSPRNYRRALLPNDALARVLEQAPDAELAAAFREELGPFPPGSAVRLAGGELAVVAHRDAGGVEVLCLRDAAGRACSVPLPRRVGEGGCAIVAALGEEDGELRVSMKQVWGPLASL; translated from the coding sequence ATGGCCTCCTCCGCCCTGCACGACCTGCCGCCACCGGAAGGCGACGCCCGCCCGGCGGCGCCGCCGTCGGTGCTGCGCGCGCTTAATCTGGTGCAGCGCCGGCTCGAAGAGGGCGCTCACCTCGCGCCCCACGAGGAACCCGACGCGCCGGAGGATCTGCGCGCCACCGCGCGCGAGCTGCTGCATGCCGTCGACCTGTCGGCCGACGTGGCACTGGCCTGCGTGCTGCGCAACCAGGTCGGCGGCAGCTACGCGGTGCGCCACAGCATCGAGACCGCGGTCGTCGCCGCGCTGGTGGCGCGCCGCCTGCACATGCGGCCGGTCCACCTGCTGTCCGTCGTCACCGCCGCGCTGGCGCTGCATGCGACCGGGCGCCATGAAGAACCGGCTGGCCAAGCCCTGCATGGCTCCCACCCCCGCGACCCGGACCTGTTCGCGAGCCTGCTGCTCGACCATTCATCGCCCCATGCATCGGCGCCCTCCTCCGCCGCCGACATGGCCGCCGCCCACCTGCTGCGCATGGCGGACCGCTATTGCGCCGGCGTATCGCCGCGCAATTACCGCCGCGCCCTGCTGCCGAACGACGCGCTGGCGCGCGTGCTCGAACAGGCGCCCGATGCCGAGCTGGCAGCGGCTTTCAGGGAGGAACTCGGCCCGTTTCCGCCGGGATCGGCCGTCCGGCTGGCCGGCGGCGAGCTTGCCGTGGTTGCCCACCGTGACGCCGGCGGCGTGGAAGTGTTGTGCCTGCGCGATGCCGCTGGGCGCGCGTGCAGCGTGCCGCTGCCCCGCCGCGTCGGCGAGGGCGGTTGTGCGATCGTCGCGGCGCTGGGTGAGGAGGATGGTGAACTGCGCGTGTCGATGAAGCAGGTGTGGGGGCCGCTGGCCAGCCTGTGA